Proteins found in one Diorhabda sublineata isolate icDioSubl1.1 chromosome 9, icDioSubl1.1, whole genome shotgun sequence genomic segment:
- the LOC130448966 gene encoding glutathione synthetase-like isoform X1, protein MSGKIRMPVSIPVPIEVNNLREIVAKAKDWAVVHGISMRSKTNFSEDMVQISPFILFPTGIPRKEFNKVMELQTTLNELLHNIAHNKEFLKSCFKNVIEADPFTAKLYEIYETIEKEGCNQKISMLHLRSDYLMQSSSNNVLKQVEFNTIAASFGSFSTILTEYNRYILQELGYHDNIKNLPQNNGLRNLAQGFIQAWRLYNNEDAAILFLTLDVTYNISDQRWIEFEIKRLNPRTKVVRKTFNDIYKRGQLNNKHELVIDNTVISVIYFREGYIPDHYPTNCEWDARLMMERSTAIKCPDIKFHLVGQKKVQQELTKPGVLELFLTETAKIEAVREAFVNIHGLEFDENGDKAVQMALSNPKMYVLKPQREGGGNNYYDNDVKEMMLKMKDSKDRTGYILMERIFPPLSMGYMISAGGPNPPPLIDIVSELGIYGILISESGNIIMNKQTGHLIRSKSPKSNEGGILAGSGALDCPYLLD, encoded by the exons ATGTCCGGAAAGATAAGAATGCCTGTTTCTATACCTGTTCCTATTGAAGTGAATAATCTGAGAGAAATTGTAGCGAAAGCTAAAGATTGGGCAGTAGTACATGGAATTTCAATGAGgtctaaaacaaattttagtgAAGACATGGTTCAAATATCTccctttattttatttcctaCAGGGATTCCACGAAAGGAGTTCAATAAAGTTATGGAATTACAGACTACCTTGAATGAGTTACTACATAACATAGCCcataataaagaatttttaaagAGCTGTTTCAAGAATGTTATTGAAGCTGATCCGTTCACAGCAAAGCTGTATGAAATTTATGAGACCATTGAAAAGGAAGGATGTAATCAA AAAATAAGTATGTTACATCTGCGCTCAGACTATTTGATGCAAAGTTCTTCAAACAATGTTTTAAAGCAAGTTGAGTTTAATACAATTGCTGCAAGTTTTGGAAGTTTTTCTACTATACTTACAGAGTATAACAG GTACATTCTACAAGAACTAGGATATCAtgataacattaaaaat TTACcacaaaacaatggattgaggAACTTAGCTCAAGGCTTCATACAAGCATGGCGATTATATAACAATGAAGATGCAGCTATATTATTTCTTACTTTAGATGTTACTTATAACATAAGTGACCAACGTTggatagaatttgaaataaagcGGTTAAATCCAAGAACAAAAGTTGTTAGGAAGACTTTTAATGATATATACAAACGTGGACAATTAAACAACAAGCATGAATTAGTGAT AGACAACACTGTTATTTCTGTGATTTACTTTAGAGAAGGATACATACCCGATCACTATCCCACTAATTGTGAGTGGGATGCTAGATTGATGATGGAAAG GTCTACTGCAATCAAATGTCCAGATATTAAGTTCCACTTAGTTGGTCAAAAAAAAGTTCAACAAGAATTAACAAAACCTGGTGTCTTGGAATTGTTCTTAACTGAAACTGCAAAAATAGAAGCAGTAAGGGAGGCTTTTGTGAATATACATGGGCTTGAATTTGATGAAAATGGAGATAAAGCAGTACAAATGGCTCTCAGCAATCCTAAAAT GTATGTATTGAAGCCGCAAAGAGAAGGAGgtggaaataattattatgataacGATGTTAAAGAAATGATGCTCAAAATGAAAGATTCTAAGGACAGAACTGGATATATATTAATGGAAAGAATATTTCCTCCTCTCTCCATGGGGTACATGATTTCTGCTGGAGGACCAAATCCGCCACCGTTAATTGATATTGTTTCAGAACTTGGAATTTACGGAATTTTAATAAG